GGTCGCAGACTATCGCCGGATTTCGAAAACTACCAGGCAGCTTCCGATCTCGCCGACTGGATGATCCGGGAAGCAAAGAAATAAATTCTAATAAAGCAACTCATTATATGCAATTATCTAAAAATCACGTAGCCCTCCCGGAATTACCTGAAAAGGTTTTGCAATTTGGTACGGGCGTGCTGCTCCGTGGTCTCCCTGATTATTTCATAGACAAAGCAAATAAAGCCGGTATTTTCAATGGCCGCATTGTAGTGGTTAAGTCTACCGGCAAAGGTGGCACAGATGCCTTCGCCGCGCAGGATAATCTCTATACACAATGTATACAGGGTATTCAAGCCGGTCAGCGCATATCAGAATATATCGTGAATAGCGCCATTAGCCGGGTACTGCCGGCTGCTACGCAATGGGCAGCGATCCTTGCCTGCGCAGAGAACCCTGGCATAGAAATCATCATATCCAATACAACCGAAGTAGGGATTACTCTTACAGATGATGACATTCACGCGGCCCCGCCTGCTTCTTTCCCGGGGAAACTCTTAGCCTTCTTACTCAGACGTTACCAGTCAAAAGGGAAAGGTATGGTCATCATTCCTACTGAACTGATTCCTGACAATGGTACTAAACTGAAAAACATTGTCCTCGAACTGGCAAAGCGACATATGCTGGAGGAACCTTTCATGCACTGGCTGGAAACAGAAAACCATTTCTGCAATTCCCTAGTAGACCGCATCGTACCCGGTGCATTACCTGCTGAGGAAAGGGCTGCAATAGAAAAGGAACTTGGTTACGAAGATCAGCTCATGATCATGTCAGAAGTGTATCGCCTCTGGGCCATAGAAACTGATAGTGAGAAAGTGGGAAATGTGCTTTCATTTGCTAAAGCAGATGAAGGTGTGGTACTGGCACCTGATATCAATGTATTCCGTGAATTAAAGCTTCGCCTGCTCAATGGCACCCATACCCTTACCTGTGGTCTCGCCCATCTTGCCGGCTTTGAAACTGTGCGCGAATCCATGGAAGATCCTGCATTTGAAGCCGTAATCTCTGCGCTTATGCAGCATGAAATTACACCTGCTATCACTGATATTAATATCCGCGAAGATGTTGCCCTGAGATTTGCCGTAAGCGTATTAGACCGCTTCCGCAATCCGTATATCCGGCATCGATGGCTCAGTATTACTATGCAGTATACCAGCAAAATGAAGATGAGAGTGATTCCTGTTTTAAGGAAATACTATCAGCAGGTGCATGAAGTACCTGCATTATTAGCCATGGGTTTTGCGGCATATTTACTCACCATGAAACAGGATATACAGGATGATCATGGGGCATATTTTAAACAGAAATGGCAGCAACTATCTCCGGAATTACTTGTACAGGAAGTACTGAAAAATCAGGAACTGTGGGGTGAAGACTTAACAAAATACAAGGGCTTTGCACAGGCGGTCACCGTCATGTTGAATAATTTAATCAATGATGGAGCTGCTGCATTGATCAAAAGAGTATCTGCAGAAACAAGTGTGATATAAGAGAACCAGTGGTATTAACCGATCTGAAATCATGAAAAGAAGTATCTTAAAAGTCCACCCGCATGACAATGTCGTAGTGGCATTAACCGACCTGAAGAAAGGAGAAACCGTACAGGATAACGGGCAATCGTACACGTTGTATGATGACGTACCGGCTAAACATAAATTTACCGAAACTGCCCTCAAAGCAGGTGAGCCGATCACGATGTATGGTGTGCTTGTAGGCAAGGCTAAACAGGACCTGCCTGCAGGTGCCAGGATTGGTACGGACAATGTACAACATGCTGCCAGCGGTTTTCAGTTGGCACCACAGCGTAAAACAGCCTGGCACCAGCCTGACATTGCACATTGGAAAGATCGTACTTTCCTGGGTTATCATCGTGCAGATGGTACTGTAGGTACGGGTAATTACTGGCTGGTAATTCCCATGGTCTTTTGCGAAAACAGGAATGTGGAAGTATTGAAAGAAGCCCTCACAGATGCCTTAGGCTATGGCCGTCCAAAAAAATACGCTGACTTTGCAAAGCAACTCGCTACCCAATTCCAGCAAGGAGCCAGCAAAGAAAGCATTATAGAAACGATCTACACAGAGAACGAAACAGCCTCTCAGCAGGCAAGGGTTTTCCCGAATGTAGATGGTATCAAATTCCTCACTCACGAAGGTGGTTGCGGCGGCATTCGTCAGGATGCGCAAACCCTTTGTGGCCTGCTGGCGGGCTATATTACACACGCCAATGTAGCAGGTGCAACTGTATTAAGTCTGGGGTGCCAGAATGCGCAGATCACCATGTTGCAGGATGAAATAAAAAAACGTTCTCCCAACTTCAGTAAGCCTTTATACATCCTCGATCAGCAATCGATCGGTACAGAACAGGCCATGGTCTCTGCTGCTATTAAGCAAACTTTCGCGGGTTTGATAGAAGCGAACAGTCTCACCCGTCAACCCACACCTTTAAGTAAACTCACGATTGGTCTTGAATGTGGTGGTTCCGATGGATTTTCCGGTATTTCTGCAAATCCTGCAATTGGCTATACATCTGACTTGCTGGTAGCCTTGGGCGGTAGTGTGATCCTGGCAGAATTTCCTGAGCTCTGTGGGGTAGAGCAGGAGATGAGTGACCGTTGTGTGCAGGAAACCGATGCGCTACGTTTTATACAACTGATGCGTACCTACGAACAAAGAGCAGAAGACGCCGGTTCGGGTTTTGATATGAATCCTTCACCCGGAAATATAAAGGATGGCCTGATTACCGATGCGATCAAGAGTGCAGGTGCTGCTAAAAAAGGTGGTACATCGCCGGTTGTAGAAGTACTGGATTACCCGCAGCAGGTAAAGAAACCTGGCCTTAACCTTTTATGTACACCTGGCAATGATGTGGAATCCACCACGGCAGAAGTAGGTGCAGGAGCTACCATTGTTTTGTTCACCACAGGACTTGGCACGCCTACAGGCAATCCGGTAAGCCCTGTGATCAAGCTGTCGAGTAATACAAAGTTATTCCAGAAAATGCCGGACATCATTGATATTAATACCGGTACGATCATCGATGGAGATGAGACGATCCAGCAGGCCGGGGAGCGGATCCTGGAGCATGTGATCCAGGTAGCCAGCGGTACATTGCCCGCAAAATCAGTCCTGAACGGACAGGACGATTTCATACCCTGGAAGAGAGGAGTCTCACTATAAAAAACATTTTAATCAGCAATAATGAAGCAGTTTTTAGATGAACATTTCCTGTTGAATACTGCGACATCCAGGAAATTGTATCACGACTATGCAAAGGAGATGCCCGTGATTGATTATCATTGTCACCTGCCACCGGCTCAGATTGCAGCCGATACTAAATTTGAAAACATTACCCAGGCATGGCTCTATGGAGATCATTATAAATGGAGAGCGATGCGTACAAACGGCGTGCATGAAAGTTATTGTACAGGCGAGCGGTCGGATTGGGAGAAGTTTGAGAAATGGGCAGCTACAGTACCCTATACATTGCGTAATCCGCTCTATCATTGGACACACCTGGAATTACAACGTTATTTTGGGGTGAATGAAATACTGAATGCTTCCTCAGCAGCATCTATTTACGCTACCTGCAATGAGTTGTTGCAAACACCTGATTACACGACCCGCAACCTGCTGCGCAAAATGAAGGTAGCGCTGGTATGTACTACGGATGATCCTGCAGATACCCTTGAATATCACCAGCAATTAAAAAATGAAGGATTCGAAATTCCTATTCTGCCCGCCTTTCGTCCGGATCAGGCAATGAATGTAGACGATCCTGCGAAATACAATGTCTACCTCCAGAAACTGGAACAGGCTGCGAATACCAGCATTTCTACTTACCAGGATCTGCTGGCTGCATTGAAAAACAGGCATGATTTCTTTGCCCGTATGGGTTGTTCAGTATCAGATCATGGTATAGAGGAAATCTATGCAGATGATTATACAGATGCGGAGATCAATATTATATTCCAGAAAGTAAGGGCTGGCAAGCAACTGACCTTGTCCGAAATCCGTCAGATCAAGTCTGCTTTGTTGGTACAACTGGCTATCTGGGATTGGGAGAAAGGCTGGGTACAGCAGTATCACCTGGGTGCGTTGCGGAATAACAATTCACGTATGATGCGCCTGTTAGGCCCGGATACGGGTTGGGATTCAATCGGTGATTTTTCACAGGCAAGGGCATTGGCGAAGTTCCTGGACAGACTGGATAGCCAGGATCAGTTGGCAAAGACAATTCTCTATAATCTGAATCCATCAGACAATGAGTTGTTGGCGACTATGATCGGGAATTTCAATGATGGGTCGATCGCAGGGAAGGTGCAGTTTGGTGCTGCGTGGTGGTTTTTGGATCAGAAAGATGGGATGATTAAGCAGATCAATGCGCTTTCCAATATGGGATTACTGAGCCGGTTTGTGGGCATGCTGACAGATTCAAGGAGTTTTCTGTCTTATCCAAGGCATGAGTATTTTCGGAGGATAGTTTGTGAGTTGTTTGGGCAGGAGATAGAAAATGGAGAGCTGCCGGATGATGTGGAGTGGGTAGGGAAGGTGATAAAGGATATATGTTATTACAATGCGGAGCAG
This window of the Chitinophaga sancti genome carries:
- a CDS encoding tagaturonate reductase, whose protein sequence is MQLSKNHVALPELPEKVLQFGTGVLLRGLPDYFIDKANKAGIFNGRIVVVKSTGKGGTDAFAAQDNLYTQCIQGIQAGQRISEYIVNSAISRVLPAATQWAAILACAENPGIEIIISNTTEVGITLTDDDIHAAPPASFPGKLLAFLLRRYQSKGKGMVIIPTELIPDNGTKLKNIVLELAKRHMLEEPFMHWLETENHFCNSLVDRIVPGALPAEERAAIEKELGYEDQLMIMSEVYRLWAIETDSEKVGNVLSFAKADEGVVLAPDINVFRELKLRLLNGTHTLTCGLAHLAGFETVRESMEDPAFEAVISALMQHEITPAITDINIREDVALRFAVSVLDRFRNPYIRHRWLSITMQYTSKMKMRVIPVLRKYYQQVHEVPALLAMGFAAYLLTMKQDIQDDHGAYFKQKWQQLSPELLVQEVLKNQELWGEDLTKYKGFAQAVTVMLNNLINDGAAALIKRVSAETSVI
- a CDS encoding UxaA family hydrolase, producing the protein MKRSILKVHPHDNVVVALTDLKKGETVQDNGQSYTLYDDVPAKHKFTETALKAGEPITMYGVLVGKAKQDLPAGARIGTDNVQHAASGFQLAPQRKTAWHQPDIAHWKDRTFLGYHRADGTVGTGNYWLVIPMVFCENRNVEVLKEALTDALGYGRPKKYADFAKQLATQFQQGASKESIIETIYTENETASQQARVFPNVDGIKFLTHEGGCGGIRQDAQTLCGLLAGYITHANVAGATVLSLGCQNAQITMLQDEIKKRSPNFSKPLYILDQQSIGTEQAMVSAAIKQTFAGLIEANSLTRQPTPLSKLTIGLECGGSDGFSGISANPAIGYTSDLLVALGGSVILAEFPELCGVEQEMSDRCVQETDALRFIQLMRTYEQRAEDAGSGFDMNPSPGNIKDGLITDAIKSAGAAKKGGTSPVVEVLDYPQQVKKPGLNLLCTPGNDVESTTAEVGAGATIVLFTTGLGTPTGNPVSPVIKLSSNTKLFQKMPDIIDINTGTIIDGDETIQQAGERILEHVIQVASGTLPAKSVLNGQDDFIPWKRGVSL
- the uxaC gene encoding glucuronate isomerase, with the translated sequence MKQFLDEHFLLNTATSRKLYHDYAKEMPVIDYHCHLPPAQIAADTKFENITQAWLYGDHYKWRAMRTNGVHESYCTGERSDWEKFEKWAATVPYTLRNPLYHWTHLELQRYFGVNEILNASSAASIYATCNELLQTPDYTTRNLLRKMKVALVCTTDDPADTLEYHQQLKNEGFEIPILPAFRPDQAMNVDDPAKYNVYLQKLEQAANTSISTYQDLLAALKNRHDFFARMGCSVSDHGIEEIYADDYTDAEINIIFQKVRAGKQLTLSEIRQIKSALLVQLAIWDWEKGWVQQYHLGALRNNNSRMMRLLGPDTGWDSIGDFSQARALAKFLDRLDSQDQLAKTILYNLNPSDNELLATMIGNFNDGSIAGKVQFGAAWWFLDQKDGMIKQINALSNMGLLSRFVGMLTDSRSFLSYPRHEYFRRIVCELFGQEIENGELPDDVEWVGKVIKDICYYNAEQYFGWAK